aatatttttcttcccgtacattttattaattttaaatcttccacttctaaaaaaatctctggggtgttttttatgaatttcGTGTGTGCAATCAATTTCAAGAAATTTTAGAGCATTTGAAATTTCCAGAAATGAtggattttttatacacaagtctttacaatattttcgACCTTCTGATAATTTCTTTGTAGAATCTAAATAGACAGGAT
The DNA window shown above is from Vairimorpha necatrix chromosome 7, complete sequence and carries:
- a CDS encoding signal recognition particle protein; the protein is MNSVNDFYVLYPVYLDSTKKLSEGRKYCKDLCIKNPSFLEISNALKFLEIDCTHEIHKKHPRDFFRSGRFKINKMYGKKNIIEGIRDTILKSRTKPSVECKNTEKVQDFVTSKGDVIENKLNLVARRKIKTKKNKKK